One genomic region from Bubalus bubalis isolate 160015118507 breed Murrah chromosome 12, NDDB_SH_1, whole genome shotgun sequence encodes:
- the LOC102408331 gene encoding notch-regulated ankyrin repeat-containing protein yields MSQAELSTCSAPQTQRIFQEAVRKGNTQELQSLLQNMTNCEFNVNSFGPEGQTALHQSVIDGNLELVKLLVKFGADIRLANRDGWSALHIAAFGGHQDIVLYLITKAKYAGGGR; encoded by the coding sequence ATGAGCCAAGCCGAGCTGTCCACCTGCTCGGCGCCGCAGACGCAGCGCATCTTCCAGGAGGCCGTGCGCAAGGGCAACACGCAGGAGCTGCAGTCGCTGCTGCAAAACATGACCAACTGCGAGTTCAACGTGAACTCGTTCGGGCCGGAGGGCCAGACTGCGTTGCACCAGTCGGTCATCGACGGCAACCTGGAGCTAGTGAAACTGCTGGTCAAGTTCGGCGCGGACATCCGCCTGGCAAACCGAGACGGCTGGAGCGCGCTGCACATCGCCGCGTTCGGCGGCCACCAGGACATCGTGCTCTATCTCATCACCAAGGCCAAGTACGCCGGAGGAGGCCGGTGA